TAGGCTTTGGAGAAAACGCCATGGCTGCGGCTCGCTTTGAAATAATGAAAAGGAAAGATGCCTTTCGAGAAAAAATGAACGCGATTAGAATGAACCGCCTTCTTGAGCAGTACGGCCAAGTTGAAAAAGCGGAATCCGCAAATTCTGAACGAGCTCAAAGACTCCGAGAACAAAGAGAAGATCTGCAAGAAAAGATCGGGCTCTTGGGAGCATTATCAACGCAGAGAGCTTAATCATCTATACATATGGACAAACAAAATTTTATCGAAAAAATAAAAGCGAGCAAAATGAACGAGGAGAGAAAGCAGAAAATTTTTGCCTTGCTTGCCGACCATGACCTCGATTCAGAAACCAGCGAGCAAATTAAAGATATTATTCAGGAAGACATTGACTCCGACGAAAGCGTTCCAATGACGGCAGATGACCAAAAAGAAATTGATTCTGCAACCGAGGAGCTTTCCCGCGACCTCACAAAGATAGAAAAAGATTTAGACGAAGATATGGCATTTGTTGATAAAGAGATGAATGACCTCGAAACCACGGTCAAAGATCTTGGAGAATCTGTAGATAAGGCGAAAATTGCCTCTATTAAATCGACGATGTAATTACGGATAGCTATTAGCTATTAGCTGTTAGGAAAAAGAAAATTTCCCCTGCAAGTGACTTTGGGCGTTTGTTGCTGACCTCTCTCTTGTATTATTGGGATATTCTGAATAATTATGAAAAAGAAACTTCCAAAAGAAAAATATACAACTGATGAGGTAAAACGATACATTGGAGCAGTTTCAGAAGATTTTAGAGACCAAGTTAAGGGCATTTCAGAGCAATTTACAGGCCTTAATTTAAAGATTGACAAGATTCAAGGTACAGTTGATTCTCACACCGAAATAATTGGAGAACTTAAAGTGGATGTTACTATTCTTAAGGAGGATATGAGTGTTCTGAAGGAAGATGTAGGTGTTCTTAAAAAAGATGTAGGGGTTCTCAAAGAAGACGTCGGTATCCTTAAGGAAGATGTAGGTGTTCTTAAAAAAGATGTAGGGGTTCTCAAAGAAGACGTCGGTATCCTTAAGGAAGATGTAGGTGTTCTTAAAGAGGATGTAGGCGTCCTCAAGGGTGACATGAAGATTGTCAAAAAAGATATCGGAGAAATAAAAACAACCCTTCCTAAGAAGGCAAATGCAGAGTATGTTGTTTCAATAGAGAAAAAAGTCGCTCTTCTTGAACAAAAAAATTAGAAATTATTATTTAGATTATTTAATATGCTATACATTATTCTCGGTATAATCGTCGTTTTTATATTGTGGGCCGTATTTGCTTACAATAAGTTTATTTCTCTTATTCATCGAACGAAAGAAGCATGGTCCGATATCGATGTCCAGTTAAAGCGTCGTTACGACCTCATTCCCAATTTGGTGAACACGGTCAAGGGCTATGCCACCCATGAGTCTTCCGCTTTTGAAAATGTTACTAAGGCGCGAGCGGCGGCGATGGGGGCTACGAATCCGGAAGACAAAGCAAAAAATGAAAATATGCTCTCCGGCGCTCTGAAGTCGCTTTTCGCGGTTGCCGAAGCGTATCCGGATTTGAAAGCCAATCAGAACTTTCTCTCGCTTCAAAACGAGCTTTCCGATACGGAAAATAAAATCCAGGCCGCTCGAAGGTTCTACAACGGCAATGTGCGCGACTTGAATATTGCTATTGATGTTTTTCCCGGAAATGTGATTGCCAAGACATTCAAATTCGGAAAAATGGAATTCTTTGAGCTTGAAGGCGCAGATGAAGCTGCAAAACAGCCGGTGAACGTTAGCTTTTAGCCTCCGCCCGTTAATGCGATTCTACAGCAAAAGGACACGGCACAAGTGGTAGTTCACAAATAGTGAAATAGATTATTTGTGAACGAGCCCTTTGCTTAAAAATATGAGGATGCGATTTCTCACAATTGGGTTTTTGGCTCTATTTTCAATTTTGGGTACAAACGCAATTGCTTTTGCGCAAACATCAAATTCATGCCCTGATACCACTGGGTATCAGGAGGCTTACGATTATTATTGTATTGATCCAACTTTTTCAAAATATAAAGAAGCTTCATTTGCAACTCCTGCAGAATTATCTTCGTATTGTGTAAATATCAAAGCTTGCTTGAACGGAACGTTCAATGATTATACGGCTATTGATGATACGGCGGAAGTTCTACAGAAAGAGGGAGAACGAGTAGATAGTTTTGTAGTCTCAATAAAAGTCAACCGTGACGCTTCGATTGATGTAGCGGAGACTATTACATACAACTTTGACGCTGAATCCAAACACGGCATATATCGCGATGTCCCTATTAACTATAGGACAAAGACTGGTTTGAAGATGAGATTGGATCTGAGAAATATTAGTGTTACTGATGAGAATAATCATCAATATCAATTTACAACTTCAAAAAATGGCAATGACCGAAGGATAAAAATTGGCGACCCCGATGTTCTTATTACCGGCACTCATACCTATGTAATCAAATATTCCGTTCCCCTAGTTGTTGGATTTTTTAAGGATTTTGACGAAATATATTGGAATGCAATTGGTACTGGATGGCAGATTCCGATACATAATGTGACTGTAACAGTCGAATTACCATCCGTCTTTAAAAAATCTGATCTAACCATATCTTGCTATTCTGGTTTTTCCGATTCAACTGATGAATGTGATAGTTACGGTGCTGTTGAAAGTTTTGATTCTGATGATAGTAGTATTCACGAAATTTCATTTGCGCAGAAATATCTAAATCCCTATGAAGGAATCACTGTTGCCGTTGGATTTCCGAAGGGAGTTGTTGTGGAACCTCCATACGCAGAACGCTTTTGGATAGGTTTTTTATCTGCAGGCTGGTATTGGCTCATTCTGCCGATTCTTATCTTTATTTTCATGTACCGCCGATGGTCAAAATACGGGAGAGATCCGAAAGGTACGGGGGTCATTGTTCCGGAGTACGATGTGCCTGACGGTCTATCACCGATGCAGATAAGGTTTATCTTTAAGCAGTCATTTGGAAACTCGCTTTCAGCGGAAATTGTGTATTTGGCCACTAAGGGGTATTTAAAAATTTCCAAAGTTACCGATAAAGGGGTTTTTATTTCCAAAGACGATTATGAGTTGGAAAAATTAAAATTGTCTGACGGTGCACTCAACACTTTTCAGGCAGCGCTCTTAAATGGATTGTTCGAGCCCAATATGGTTGCGCTGAATTCTGCAACCGAAATTGCACGGACGATAACGTTGGCGAATTCAGATAAAAACGCTTCAAAAATGACGAAAATTGCGGCACATTTGGTCGAAGGCATGGCGGCAATTGGAGCCAAGAAAGATATCGAATCGTCACAACGATTGGTTGAAAACAAAGTTCGACTTTCTGATTTACAGTATCGTTTTTTCACTGTGAGTAACATGATTGAGCGATACTGTGAGTCGACACTTGTTGAAAAGGGATATTTTCCTGAAGGAAAAAAAACATATTCCACGTATTCAGCTACTATAGGAAATAAAAAAGCTTCACGAGCGGGGGGCATTATCGTCGGGGCAGTATTTTTTCTTATTTTCGGGAGCACGTTTATCGGAATATTTTTCCAGAATGCCCTAGCAGTAATTGCATACGATGTTTCCGTACTTATTTGGACTATTTTCCAGATTCTTATGTCACGCATGAGTGAAAAAGGTGTACATGCGAAGGAGCATATCAGTGGATTCAAGCTTTATCTTTCTGTTGCAGAAAGGGATAGGATTAATTTTCATAACGCTCCGACTAAAAATCCGGAACAGTTTGAGAAATTCCTTCCGTATGCCATGGCGCTTGGTGTTGAAAAAGAGTGGGCGAAAGTATTTGAAGGGATAGATTTGCCACAACCAAATTGGTATAACGATTCCTCCTTGTCTGCATTTAGCGCAGGTGCGTTTGCTTCGAACATGACGTCATTTAGCACGGCAAGCAATTCGTCTTTGGCATCGACACCCGGATCGTCAAGTGGGTCTGGAGGTGGAGGGTCGTCTGGTGGGGGTGGAGGCGGCGGGGGAGGGGGAAGCTGGTAGAAGAAATTTCTAATATCTAATTTCCAATTTTCAACTGAATTTCAAATAAAAATTTGATACTTAAACATCATTTTTCATTAGAAATTAGAAATTTTCATACATATGTCCGTCCCTAAAAAAGAATTACACAGAGTTGTTCCTGCGGTCATTATTTACAACAGTGAAGGAAAATTTCTCATAGTGAAGAGAAGCTCGAGACTCAAAATTTTTCCGGGAAAGTGGCACGTGCCCGGAGGAGGGCTTTCGATGGACGATTATATGAATCTGCCGTCCTCATCGCCAAAACAAAAACAGTGGTATTATGTCATAGAGCGGGCGCTTCGCAGGGAGGTTCGGGAGGAGGTCGGATTGGAAATTGGAAAACCTACTTATCTTTTAGATGTCGCGTTCATTTTGCCCAACGGAGTTCCTGTTATTGTTCTTACGTATTATGCTAAATACGCTTCTGGAAAATTCAAATCGAGCGAAGAATCGGTCGAAATGGCGTGGGTCTCCGCGAGCGAGGCAAAGAAATATGATTTGATAGAAGGCATCGCGGGAGAAATTGAAATGGTTGATGCAATATTGAAGGCAAAAAAAAGTTGAACGTGTAGCGTGTAACGTGTAACGTAAGAAGAGAAAAGAAAGTTTTTTCAGACGTTACACGTTACACGCTATACGTTACAAGAATTCTCATGGCTACCCTCTACACACACCAATCTCAAAACATAGCAAAAACATGGTTTCTTATGACCATATTTTTCGTCGTGGTAATTGCTTTAGGGTGGATCGCTAGCTATCTCTACGACAGCTCTCTAATTTTAGTTTTTGCGGTAGTTTTTAGCATTGTCATGAACATAGTAAGTTACTGGTTTTCGGACAAAATCGTGCTTTCAATCGCAGGCGCAAAGCCTGTATCTCGGGAAGAAAATTTCGAGCTTTATACGATTGTCGAGAATCTCTCCATCACCGCAGGACTTCCGATACCTGCGATTTATAAAATAGACGACCCGGTGCCGAATGCTTTTGCAACGGGAAGAAACAAAGAGCACGCGGTTGTCGCCGTGACCACAGGCCTTCTCTCCATAATGAACAAAAACGAGCTTGAAGGGGTTATTGCGCACGAGCTCTCGCATGTGGGCAACAGAGACATCCTGCTCTCCACGATTGTAGTCGTTTTGGTCGGTTTCATCACCCTGATTTCTGATTTTTTGCTTCGCAATACCATGTTCGGAAGGAAGCAAAGAGGTAATTCGGACGTTCATCCTATCATGCTCATCATAAGTATTGCTCTTATGATTCTCGCGCCAATCATCGCCACACTTCTTAAGCTTGCAATCTCCCGCAAAAGGGAATTCCTCGCTGATGTATCCGGCGCGCTTTTAACCCGCTATCCGGAAGGACTTGCGAGCGCTCTTTCGAAACTAGAGGAATACGGCGGAGTGATGAAAAGGGCCAATCATGCCACGGCGCATCTTTATATCTCAAATCCGTTCGGTGCCGGCAAAAAAATTTCACTCTGGAGCAGAATGTTTAGCACTCATCCACCCACAGCGGAAAGAATAGCAGCCTTGAGGGATATGAGGCAATAACGAATAGGAAAGCGCCCTTTCTACTCGGAGTAGAAAGGGCGCTTCACAATCCGACCATACTATTTCACGAATGCCGGAAAATCTCTCTGGTTTACCTGACCACGCAACCTAATTGTCGTGGTTTTTTAACGATTTATCCGACTCTATCCAACCTCTCTCTCACTTTCTCCACGACATTTTCAATGGTGAAATCGGTTTTCATCATATAATAGGCCGGTTCATCTTCGACAACGGCTTGGTTTATTTTTTCCGTGTCGGGGACCACATTTGTGAGAAGAATCACGGGCACTTTCTTACCGTATTCCCCGCCTTCCTTACGCAGTTTCTTGAGCATAGTGAGTCCGTCCATCACGGGCATGAGAATGTCAAGAATGATAACATTTGGATGGTCTTTTAAGGCGCGTGTGAGTCCTTCCGAACCATTGCTTGCCTCTGTCACAAAAAAACCCTCTCGCTTGAACTTATCTATAAGAGCCACGCGCATCGCATTTTCATCCTCAACAACAAGTAGCACATTCGTTTTTTTTTCTTCTGTTTTATCCATTTGAATAATGAAGTTACAATAATGGTAATTATACTCTAGTGAGTTTGGGAAGGCAATTCCACCAATTGCTGTTCGCCTTGACGACTTTTCATTCCCGAAAGTGGAATGCTAAAAAAGAACGTTGTGCCCTGCTCTTCTTGCTTGCCGTGTGGGCTTTGGCGGGCGGGCCCGCCCGACCGAGAGTCGGTCATTCGGGCGGGCGACTCAAACCATATTTTGCCGCCAACCGCATCAATAATTGCTTTAACAATATAAAGACCCAAGCCCGTGCCATCGGGGTCTATTATCTTGGCGTTGTCGGCTCGGAATAATTTTGAAAATATCTTATCCTGGTCTTTGGGGGGAATGCCACATCCGGCGTCGGAAACGCGGAAAAGGACCGCGCCGTCTTTTTTGTGTACTGAAACCTGTATTCGCGTTTTCTCGGGGGAATATTTAATACTGTTTGAAATGAGGTTCTGGAGTATCACACGCAACAATTTTTCGTCAAGTGAGACAAGAGGCAGTGTTGCATCATAGTCGCTTTCGATCTCCACTTTTTTACGAGATAGTTGTGAGGCAAAATCGGAAAGGACGTTATTTGTAATTTTTTTCACATCAGAAGGGACAGCTTCAACGGTGAATGTTCCCATTTCGATGCGAGACACATTCAAGAGGGCATTGACGAGATCTATCATCCGCTGATTTCCGCTATATATTTCCTTCGCATATTGCAGTTGTTTTTTATGCATCACTCCTACGTCGCCGGCAATCAGCATGTCACCATACCACTTCATGGTCGCGAGCGGTGTGCGCAACTGATGCGAAGCAAGCGATATGAATTCAGTTTTTGCCTGGTCAATTTTTTTCTCTTTGGTGATATCGCGGAATACTTCGACGGTTCCGACGATCTTGCCACCGAGCTTTACAGGGGTAAGTGTAATTGCCACGGGGAATCTGGTGCCGTCTTTTCGGACATAATAATATTGATTATCAGAAAGAGAAGTGGTTATGACCTCGCCCAGAAGCGCGATAGATACGGGTCGTTTTTCCTTCGGAACTATGTTTCCTCGTTCGTCCATTATAGTGACAATGTCGGTGAATGGCTTGCCAAGCGACTCCTTTGTATTCAAGCCAAGCATGAGTTCAGCTGCCTTATTCATAAGCGTTATCCTTCCTTCTTTGGTTGGGTTGGTTGCAATCACGCCGTCTCCGATGCTCTCCAATAACGCTTCGTCTGTCGCTTTTTCATGCTCGAGTGAGGCTTTTGAGAACTCCAAATCTTCAAGGACGTTTAAGGAGGCTTTCCTGCTATCCTCCAATTCTTTAAGCTTTATCCAGAGCTCCGCCGTGCGCTTCTCGGCGGTCTTCTCCAGGAAGTGATAATATTCTTCTGTCCTTTTTTCAACTTCCAGGCTTTCCGCGTTCACGGCATCGATTAATCTCGCGTTATAAAAAATGATAAATGATAAAACTCCTATGCTTATGATCACCATGAGAGACAATCCGAATTCCAAGTCATAGTATCCGGCGCGCTGTCCGAGGAGGCGAAGCCAGCCGATAAGCGGAAGGAAAATAACAAAAGCGGTGAGAGAGCGACGAGCCATCACTCCGCCCGAACTATTATTTGTAATATTTTTAATTAGACCGCGGTTCGGGTACAAGAAAAGAGCGCTTAGAGAGGCGAAGATGAAAGCCACGGCAGTATGGAGCGCAATCTGGGTGAGCCCGACAATCTCATACAGGGGCTGACTCCCGTATGCATAGCCAATAGCTGACATAGTCGACAAAAGGAGTGCTCCGAGTATAAGTAGCTGGGATTTTCCGACATTTTTTCCAGATTCACCAATCAGAATTGCAATCGCGAGCAGGGAGAAAATAATCGTAGTGATTGGAGCCATTCGTCCCGGATATACGGTGCCGATGGTTCCCGATGGTTCCGTAAAAAGCAACTGGTCGATGCCGAAGTTTGCGTGGAGCAGGTATTCGAGGAGAGTCAATAAAGAGAGAATGAGGGTCGTATATAAGAGAATGCGCGAGGCGGAGGACTTTTCCCCGTTTTTCTTATTCAATAGGAATAGCGCCAATCCTATAAGAATAAAGACGACGGCGGTATTGGCTTTCATGGCGACAAGCCCGGGCAGAACACTTTTTAATATAGCGTTATCAAATGCCCAGCCCACTAGCACAAAAACTCCAATCACAATTGGAATTACAGCAAATATCCTTGAGGCACTTTTCAAGCGTATTTCAGAAATTGTAGGGGCTGTTTCCGTCATTTTTTACGCATGACATTTTTTTAGATTCCGGCCTTTTTCTTTAAATCGGCATTCTCCTTTTTAAGTTCAACCATTTTTAGCTCACGCCCGACCATGCTCTTGTTGAGCTTTTCCAACTCTTGCAATCGTGTTGCAAGCTCGGCAGTTCGTTCGGCGACTTTGACCTCCAAATCTTTGGTATACTCGGCCACTTTCTTTTCAAGCTGAAATTTTTCCGTGATATCTTCTATGGCGAGAATAATCAACTGCACCGAGTCTATCTGTCTCGCATTGAGTCGCATTGTTTTTTCCCCAATTGTGGGAAAAATATGTTCCACTTCATAATCCCTGACGGTCTTTTTGCTTGGCAAGATGTGCTCCAATAATTTTTTCAGTTCCGGAATATCCCATTGGCCATTGCCCAAATCGTAAATAAATTTGTTCACGGTATCTTCCGGCGCGACCTTAAAATTGTCGTAGAACACCTGGTTTCCCGAAATCACTTTTAAATCGGAGTCCAGAATTAAAAAGGACTCTCTGGATACATCCACTAATGTCTTCATATAATGCAAAGCATCTTCCCTTGTATCTTTGCTTGCTTGTTTCTCTACCTTGGTCGAATCATTTGTTTTCATGATTTTTTTATTACTAATGATAAATAACTAATAATTGATGAAAATGTTCAAAAAACTCATTTGCTTTTCCGGAGAACGAGACTGACTCGCTTGCCGAGCCGTGACTCATAATGCGCTACCAAGCTCGCCATGATATCCGCGGGGTCTCCTAGAAGTGTGAGCACCTTTCCCGTTTCCTTCTCAATCTTAAGGCCAGGAATGTCGCATGCTATCTCAAGCGCGTCATCACCAGCGTGACGTCGCATTTGCGAAATAGTGTCGCTCACCATCTCATAGTAGATGCGCTCCTTCTGTGGCTTATCAGCATAGCTGTGAAGTGGTTCTCTTCCTGCGCGGGCTCGCATGAACACTCGGCTTGCCATAAATGTGAGAATGCTTAGCAAAAGTGCGAGACTGCCAAATAACAAAAGGTCGCTCTGGAAAATGCCGAATAGCTTACGTTCAACCTTAAACTCAAAGCTTCCCGACGC
This region of Candidatus Taylorbacteria bacterium genomic DNA includes:
- a CDS encoding LemA family protein, whose protein sequence is MLYIILGIIVVFILWAVFAYNKFISLIHRTKEAWSDIDVQLKRRYDLIPNLVNTVKGYATHESSAFENVTKARAAAMGATNPEDKAKNENMLSGALKSLFAVAEAYPDLKANQNFLSLQNELSDTENKIQAARRFYNGNVRDLNIAIDVFPGNVIAKTFKFGKMEFFELEGADEAAKQPVNVSF
- a CDS encoding DUF2207 domain-containing protein, with translation MRFLTIGFLALFSILGTNAIAFAQTSNSCPDTTGYQEAYDYYCIDPTFSKYKEASFATPAELSSYCVNIKACLNGTFNDYTAIDDTAEVLQKEGERVDSFVVSIKVNRDASIDVAETITYNFDAESKHGIYRDVPINYRTKTGLKMRLDLRNISVTDENNHQYQFTTSKNGNDRRIKIGDPDVLITGTHTYVIKYSVPLVVGFFKDFDEIYWNAIGTGWQIPIHNVTVTVELPSVFKKSDLTISCYSGFSDSTDECDSYGAVESFDSDDSSIHEISFAQKYLNPYEGITVAVGFPKGVVVEPPYAERFWIGFLSAGWYWLILPILIFIFMYRRWSKYGRDPKGTGVIVPEYDVPDGLSPMQIRFIFKQSFGNSLSAEIVYLATKGYLKISKVTDKGVFISKDDYELEKLKLSDGALNTFQAALLNGLFEPNMVALNSATEIARTITLANSDKNASKMTKIAAHLVEGMAAIGAKKDIESSQRLVENKVRLSDLQYRFFTVSNMIERYCESTLVEKGYFPEGKKTYSTYSATIGNKKASRAGGIIVGAVFFLIFGSTFIGIFFQNALAVIAYDVSVLIWTIFQILMSRMSEKGVHAKEHISGFKLYLSVAERDRINFHNAPTKNPEQFEKFLPYAMALGVEKEWAKVFEGIDLPQPNWYNDSSLSAFSAGAFASNMTSFSTASNSSLASTPGSSSGSGGGGSSGGGGGGGGGGSW
- a CDS encoding NUDIX domain-containing protein: MSVPKKELHRVVPAVIIYNSEGKFLIVKRSSRLKIFPGKWHVPGGGLSMDDYMNLPSSSPKQKQWYYVIERALRREVREEVGLEIGKPTYLLDVAFILPNGVPVIVLTYYAKYASGKFKSSEESVEMAWVSASEAKKYDLIEGIAGEIEMVDAILKAKKS
- a CDS encoding zinc metalloprotease HtpX, translating into MATLYTHQSQNIAKTWFLMTIFFVVVIALGWIASYLYDSSLILVFAVVFSIVMNIVSYWFSDKIVLSIAGAKPVSREENFELYTIVENLSITAGLPIPAIYKIDDPVPNAFATGRNKEHAVVAVTTGLLSIMNKNELEGVIAHELSHVGNRDILLSTIVVVLVGFITLISDFLLRNTMFGRKQRGNSDVHPIMLIISIALMILAPIIATLLKLAISRKREFLADVSGALLTRYPEGLASALSKLEEYGGVMKRANHATAHLYISNPFGAGKKISLWSRMFSTHPPTAERIAALRDMRQ
- a CDS encoding response regulator, translating into MDKTEEKKTNVLLVVEDENAMRVALIDKFKREGFFVTEASNGSEGLTRALKDHPNVIILDILMPVMDGLTMLKKLRKEGGEYGKKVPVILLTNVVPDTEKINQAVVEDEPAYYMMKTDFTIENVVEKVRERLDRVG
- a CDS encoding ATP-binding protein — encoded protein: MTETAPTISEIRLKSASRIFAVIPIVIGVFVLVGWAFDNAILKSVLPGLVAMKANTAVVFILIGLALFLLNKKNGEKSSASRILLYTTLILSLLTLLEYLLHANFGIDQLLFTEPSGTIGTVYPGRMAPITTIIFSLLAIAILIGESGKNVGKSQLLILGALLLSTMSAIGYAYGSQPLYEIVGLTQIALHTAVAFIFASLSALFLYPNRGLIKNITNNSSGGVMARRSLTAFVIFLPLIGWLRLLGQRAGYYDLEFGLSLMVIISIGVLSFIIFYNARLIDAVNAESLEVEKRTEEYYHFLEKTAEKRTAELWIKLKELEDSRKASLNVLEDLEFSKASLEHEKATDEALLESIGDGVIATNPTKEGRITLMNKAAELMLGLNTKESLGKPFTDIVTIMDERGNIVPKEKRPVSIALLGEVITTSLSDNQYYYVRKDGTRFPVAITLTPVKLGGKIVGTVEVFRDITKEKKIDQAKTEFISLASHQLRTPLATMKWYGDMLIAGDVGVMHKKQLQYAKEIYSGNQRMIDLVNALLNVSRIEMGTFTVEAVPSDVKKITNNVLSDFASQLSRKKVEIESDYDATLPLVSLDEKLLRVILQNLISNSIKYSPEKTRIQVSVHKKDGAVLFRVSDAGCGIPPKDQDKIFSKLFRADNAKIIDPDGTGLGLYIVKAIIDAVGGKIWFESPARMTDSRSGGPARQSPHGKQEEQGTTFFFSIPLSGMKSRQGEQQLVELPSQTH
- a CDS encoding PAS domain-containing protein; protein product: MKTNDSTKVEKQASKDTREDALHYMKTLVDVSRESFLILDSDLKVISGNQVFYDNFKVAPEDTVNKFIYDLGNGQWDIPELKKLLEHILPSKKTVRDYEVEHIFPTIGEKTMRLNARQIDSVQLIILAIEDITEKFQLEKKVAEYTKDLEVKVAERTAELATRLQELEKLNKSMVGRELKMVELKKENADLKKKAGI